CACATGCTGCACAGGACGGGAATCGCCAGTTTCGGTAAGGTCAACAAAGGTAAGTCCAAGTGCCcgtcctttttctctctcgttccgaAGGCGGTGCTACTGCTTCACCggatcagcagcaccagcggagGAGCTGTCCGCTGGGGTGTTGCTTTTCGTTTtaagctgctgcagctgctcaCGCTGCTGTTTGTAAAAGTATTCCTCCTCGTGTGCCGCTTCCATCTTGCCGAACGATCCGCCCGCTTCCCGGAtggagccaccgccgccacctccCTTTCCGGCACCGCTTCCCAATTCACCGACTTGACTCATTTTCGCCAATCTGTGAAGTGCGTGACGGGTTACGTAAGCGTACGCTCCGTCTCGATAGTGCGCTTACGTGCGCTGTTCCGGTGTCTTACCTCAAGGACGATGGATACAGCCGGGTGATAAGTCGGTGGCAAGTGACTAACATGGAAATGCTGTAACGCTGAGGTTCGCGGTTAAAGACAATAAACTGACCGGTCCTGTTCGTTCGCCAAAGCTACGTGCACTGCGATCGGCCGACAAAGAGCAGTGCGACGTAGTTTCCAAACGTCTCTAGTAGGACCCTATTTTTAGTGCAGTCACCACGGCAACACATATCCTCTCATCCGGTCGGCGGTGTTCACGGTGAGAGTGAACCCTTTCCGC
The nucleotide sequence above comes from Anopheles bellator chromosome 1, idAnoBellAS_SP24_06.2, whole genome shotgun sequence. Encoded proteins:
- the LOC131213254 gene encoding ATPase inhibitor A, mitochondrial, producing MLVTCHRLITRLYPSSLRLAKMSQVGELGSGAGKGGGGGGSIREAGGSFGKMEAAHEEEYFYKQQREQLQQLKTKSNTPADSSSAGAADPVKQ